The Myxococcota bacterium genome has a segment encoding these proteins:
- a CDS encoding MBL fold metallo-hydrolase: MSDLVFVGTSDAFGAGGRRQSAVLVRGARGTLLVDCGATTGSGLAELGIDRNEIDAIVVSHFHADHFGGIPQLLLAARYVDARRTPLWIAGPPEVETRVRALAAAMGHPLDTALAFDLRFVELAPGRPHEIGPARVESFATRHQIESNPHGYRIDAGGASIAYSGDTGWFDALPRAVAGADLFICECTQHARGLDFHLSLEELAEHRREFDCGRMLLTHLGAEMHARRGSCGFETADDGLALRL, translated from the coding sequence GTGAGCGACCTCGTGTTCGTCGGGACGAGCGACGCGTTCGGCGCGGGCGGCCGCCGCCAGTCGGCCGTGCTCGTGCGCGGCGCGCGCGGCACGCTGCTCGTCGATTGCGGCGCCACGACCGGCTCGGGCCTCGCCGAGCTCGGCATCGACCGCAACGAGATCGACGCGATCGTCGTCTCGCACTTCCACGCCGACCACTTCGGAGGCATCCCCCAGCTGCTGCTCGCGGCGCGCTACGTCGACGCGCGCCGTACGCCGCTCTGGATCGCGGGCCCGCCCGAGGTCGAGACGCGCGTGCGCGCGCTCGCCGCGGCGATGGGTCACCCGCTCGACACCGCGCTCGCCTTCGACCTTCGCTTCGTCGAGCTGGCGCCCGGCCGCCCGCACGAGATCGGCCCCGCGCGCGTCGAGTCGTTCGCGACGCGCCACCAGATCGAATCGAACCCGCACGGCTACCGGATCGACGCCGGCGGCGCCTCGATCGCCTACTCGGGCGACACGGGCTGGTTCGACGCGCTCCCGCGCGCGGTCGCCGGGGCCGACCTGTTCATCTGCGAGTGCACGCAGCACGCGCGCGGGCTCGACTTCCACTTGAGTCTCGAGGAGCTCGCCGAGCACCGCCGCGAGTTCGACTGCGGGCGCATGCTGCTGACGCACCTCGGCGCCGAGATGCACGCGCGTCGCGGGAGCTGCGGCTTCGAGACCGCGGACGACGGCCTCGCGCTCCGGCTCTGA
- a CDS encoding NDP-sugar synthase — protein sequence MILAAGLGTRIAALSALRPKPALPVRGVPLVAHLLEWLAAAGVTEVIVNLHHRADLMRAAAERCRPPGVALSFSPEPAPLGTGGGIARAAGFLRASDPSIVIAGDMLIDTRLDALVDAHRARDDAATLLLRSDPRAARFGSIGLDAEGVVRRIGASFDLGGAVREGLFVGVRLFSPRAFDALDRVAAARGEDAAFEDLRDWLAPELARGARDVRGALLAPDELVWEPVGTLREYLDANLSPPALSYAPHPHPLAGATRVDGDVVIGDGAIVEGGARLARAVVWDGERVPASVDASDGVFAGGRFHRAEEPAA from the coding sequence ATGATCCTCGCGGCCGGCCTCGGAACGCGGATCGCGGCGCTCTCGGCGCTGCGACCGAAGCCCGCCCTGCCCGTGCGCGGCGTCCCGCTCGTCGCACACCTGCTCGAGTGGCTCGCTGCGGCGGGTGTGACCGAGGTCATCGTCAACCTGCACCACCGCGCCGACCTGATGCGCGCGGCGGCGGAGCGCTGCCGACCTCCCGGCGTCGCACTCTCGTTCAGCCCCGAGCCGGCTCCGCTCGGCACGGGCGGCGGCATCGCACGCGCGGCCGGGTTCCTGCGCGCGAGCGACCCGTCGATCGTGATCGCGGGCGACATGCTGATCGACACCCGGCTCGACGCGCTCGTCGACGCACACCGCGCGCGCGACGATGCCGCTACGCTGCTGCTGCGGTCGGACCCGCGCGCCGCCCGCTTCGGATCGATCGGCCTCGACGCGGAGGGAGTCGTGCGGCGAATCGGTGCGAGCTTCGACCTCGGCGGCGCCGTCCGCGAGGGGCTCTTCGTCGGCGTCCGGCTGTTCTCGCCGCGGGCCTTCGACGCACTCGACCGCGTCGCGGCCGCGCGCGGCGAGGACGCGGCCTTCGAGGACCTGCGCGACTGGCTGGCACCCGAGCTCGCGCGCGGCGCGCGCGACGTGCGCGGCGCGCTGCTCGCGCCGGACGAGCTCGTCTGGGAGCCCGTCGGCACCCTGCGCGAGTACCTCGACGCGAACCTCTCCCCGCCCGCGCTCTCGTACGCCCCGCACCCGCACCCGCTCGCCGGCGCGACCCGCGTCGACGGCGACGTCGTGATCGGGGACGGCGCCATCGTCGAGGGTGGTGCGCGGCTCGCGCGCGCGGTCGTGTGGGACGGTGAGCGCGTTCCGGCCTCGGTCGACGCGAGCGACGGCGTGTTCGCCGGTGGTCGTTTCCACCGCGCCGAGGAGCCTGCGGCGTGA
- a CDS encoding phosphotransferase, which translates to MTANDDPGSRVRALAARAFGVEPGAVAIEPLRAGLGARRFFRARALGTSAPRTAIARVDMPEDPALRPAGVAPEPPLEPIRALLESRGLPVPRRLAHERGIELLEDAGDLTLERVAREAPAHERRALYARACAIAAELQRVARAPGVAAFERRLDRALFAYKADQVATWLLPAAFGRAATAAERAVVDRAFDEVADRALAAPQRLAHRDFKAQNLHVVDRGAGAELVLIDLQGAFLAPPEYDLVCLLRDLHVALADEEIAEQLARVRPQLPDAPSEAELRERFDLLTLSRVGKDTARFVWAVRERGDERYRAYVPNGVRSLQRAAAALATRSPALADLAELVARIPESPCAR; encoded by the coding sequence GTGACGGCGAACGACGATCCCGGCTCGCGCGTGCGCGCACTCGCCGCGCGCGCGTTCGGCGTCGAGCCAGGCGCGGTCGCGATCGAGCCGCTGCGCGCCGGGCTCGGCGCGCGTCGCTTCTTCCGCGCGCGCGCGCTCGGGACGTCGGCGCCGCGCACCGCGATCGCGCGCGTCGACATGCCGGAGGATCCGGCGCTTCGCCCGGCGGGCGTCGCGCCCGAGCCGCCGCTCGAGCCGATCCGCGCGTTGCTCGAGTCGCGCGGCCTGCCCGTTCCGCGCCGGCTCGCGCACGAGCGCGGCATCGAGCTCCTCGAGGACGCGGGCGACCTCACCCTCGAGCGCGTCGCGCGCGAGGCGCCGGCGCACGAACGCCGTGCCCTCTACGCGCGCGCCTGCGCGATCGCAGCCGAGCTCCAGCGCGTGGCACGGGCGCCGGGCGTCGCCGCCTTCGAGCGCCGCCTCGATCGCGCGCTCTTCGCCTACAAGGCCGACCAGGTCGCGACGTGGCTGCTTCCGGCGGCGTTCGGCCGCGCGGCCACCGCGGCGGAGCGGGCCGTCGTCGATCGCGCGTTCGACGAGGTCGCCGATCGCGCACTCGCCGCACCGCAGCGGCTCGCACACCGCGATTTCAAGGCGCAGAACCTCCACGTGGTCGATCGCGGCGCGGGCGCGGAGCTCGTGCTGATCGACCTGCAGGGCGCCTTCCTCGCGCCGCCCGAGTACGACCTCGTGTGCCTGCTCCGCGACCTGCACGTCGCGCTCGCCGACGAGGAGATCGCCGAGCAGCTCGCGCGCGTGCGCCCGCAGCTCCCCGACGCCCCGTCCGAGGCCGAGCTTCGCGAGCGCTTCGACCTGCTCACGCTCTCGCGCGTCGGCAAGGACACGGCGCGTTTCGTGTGGGCGGTGCGCGAGCGCGGCGACGAGCGCTACCGCGCGTACGTGCCGAACGGCGTGCGCAGCCTGCAGCGAGCCGCCGCCGCCCTCGCGACGCGCAGCCCGGCGCTCGCCGACCTCGCGGAGCTCGTCGCGCGCATTCCGGAGTCGCCGTGCGCGCGATGA
- a CDS encoding nucleoside recognition domain-containing protein encodes MLSWIWIALVVVAIAYGGWVGTLDAVNGALIESARGAVAFVIKIVGVMAIFLGAMRAAFDGGLRDLLARAIAPALRRLFPDVPPDHPAMGAIIMNMASNALGLGNAATPFGIKAMKELDRLNPAPGVASDPMVLFLAINTSAVALFPLGAVTMRAVEGSTDPFSIWIPTLVASTCSTVAGIAAYFALGRLPMFAAPRGDATRPPATAADDTAADAPSEAAPPARASRAQAVAAIAAALLLLVVMGRDVATSELAGLALFKQWATDWLMPVFFASLVLFGFGRGASVYDSAVEGAKEGLEVGVRIAPYLVVILVAVGLLRASGALEAMIGLLDPLTSRFGVPAEVLPMALIRPLSGSGATGVMVETIQTYGPDSFVGQLTCVIAGSTETTFYVLAVYYGAVGVRATRHTVLACLTADFAGFVGAVAASHWWFGQASGG; translated from the coding sequence GTGCTCAGCTGGATCTGGATCGCACTCGTCGTCGTCGCCATCGCCTACGGCGGATGGGTCGGCACGCTCGACGCGGTGAACGGCGCGCTCATCGAGTCCGCGCGCGGCGCCGTCGCGTTCGTGATCAAGATCGTCGGCGTGATGGCCATCTTCCTGGGTGCGATGCGCGCGGCCTTCGACGGCGGGTTGCGCGACCTGCTCGCGCGCGCGATCGCCCCGGCGCTCCGGCGCCTCTTCCCCGACGTCCCGCCCGACCACCCTGCGATGGGCGCGATCATCATGAACATGGCGTCGAACGCGCTCGGGCTCGGCAATGCGGCGACGCCGTTCGGCATCAAGGCGATGAAGGAGCTCGACCGCCTCAACCCGGCGCCCGGCGTCGCGTCGGACCCGATGGTCCTGTTCCTCGCGATCAACACGTCGGCCGTCGCGCTGTTCCCGCTCGGAGCGGTCACGATGCGCGCCGTCGAGGGCTCGACGGATCCGTTCTCGATCTGGATCCCGACGCTCGTCGCGTCGACGTGCTCGACCGTCGCAGGCATCGCCGCGTACTTCGCGCTCGGACGGCTTCCGATGTTCGCGGCGCCGCGCGGAGACGCGACGCGGCCGCCCGCCACCGCGGCCGACGACACCGCGGCGGATGCGCCCTCCGAGGCCGCGCCGCCCGCGCGCGCGAGCCGCGCGCAGGCAGTCGCCGCGATCGCGGCCGCGCTCCTGCTCCTCGTCGTGATGGGCCGCGACGTCGCGACCTCCGAGCTCGCCGGCCTCGCCCTCTTCAAGCAGTGGGCGACCGACTGGCTGATGCCGGTCTTCTTCGCGTCGCTCGTGCTCTTCGGGTTCGGCCGCGGCGCCTCGGTGTACGACTCAGCCGTCGAGGGCGCCAAGGAAGGCCTCGAGGTCGGTGTGCGCATCGCTCCCTATCTCGTCGTGATCCTCGTGGCCGTGGGCCTGCTGCGCGCATCGGGGGCGCTCGAGGCGATGATCGGGCTCCTGGACCCGCTGACGAGCCGCTTCGGCGTGCCCGCCGAGGTGCTCCCGATGGCGCTGATCCGCCCGCTCTCGGGAAGCGGCGCGACCGGCGTCATGGTCGAGACGATCCAGACGTACGGGCCGGACTCCTTCGTCGGCCAGCTCACCTGCGTGATCGCGGGCTCGACCGAGACGACCTTCTACGTGCTCGCCGTGTACTACGGCGCCGTCGGCGTGCGCGCGACGCGCCACACCGTGCTCGCCTGCCTGACGGCCGACTTCGCCGGGTTCGTCGGCGCGGTCGCGGCGAGCCACTGGTGGTTCGGCCAGGCGAGCGGCGGGTGA
- the dacB gene encoding D-alanyl-D-alanine carboxypeptidase/D-alanyl-D-alanine-endopeptidase, translating to MSIPQADRAGLAAPARRTGALAAAAWLRRSAVRVLALALLAWVPLAAGGAAAADDVAARGRDAALRAALERSLDVQALRGARVAALVEGADGRVVFARDADRPLTPASNAKIFTSLAALSAFGPAHRFETLLLADREPDAEGAVGTLVLKGGGDPALNSEDWWRIADGLRRAGLRRVRGDLVLDDSLFDRELWHPSWGRTSARAYHAPVSALNANYGTFSAVVRPGAAIGSPAIVSLAPAVDHLRLVNRAVTLDPRRQTQLRVDREEAAGNELVIVSGQAAADEHDVTFYRSVVDPTRYAGSVLREQLAQAGVRVDGELRVARDGAEAAGTELLRHRGRPLSEIVELCMKYSNNQIAEALVKQLALREGAPRGSWSEGIPALRRRLESLGVGADGFDLVDGSGLSYHDRATPRALVQAIRAGESSFAFGPEWMASMPIADVDGTLSDRAAGAAGWVRAKTGTLTRVTALSGLAQLASGERVRFSILVNGYRSGDRDAMRAVDGFVEALVSPPSVAAGGR from the coding sequence ATGTCGATCCCCCAGGCTGATCGCGCGGGCCTCGCCGCTCCCGCTCGCCGCACCGGCGCGCTCGCCGCGGCGGCGTGGCTCCGCCGCTCCGCCGTCCGCGTGCTCGCACTCGCGCTGCTCGCGTGGGTCCCGCTGGCCGCCGGCGGCGCCGCGGCCGCCGACGACGTCGCGGCGCGCGGGCGCGACGCCGCGCTCCGCGCCGCACTCGAACGCAGCCTCGACGTCCAGGCCCTGCGCGGCGCGCGGGTCGCCGCGCTCGTCGAGGGCGCCGACGGCCGCGTCGTCTTCGCGCGCGATGCGGACCGTCCACTCACCCCCGCCTCCAACGCCAAGATCTTCACGTCGCTCGCCGCGCTCTCGGCGTTCGGGCCGGCGCACCGCTTCGAGACGCTGCTGCTCGCCGACCGCGAGCCGGACGCCGAGGGCGCCGTCGGCACGCTCGTCCTCAAGGGGGGCGGCGACCCGGCCCTCAACTCCGAGGACTGGTGGCGCATCGCCGACGGCCTGCGCCGCGCCGGCCTGCGGCGCGTGCGGGGCGACCTCGTGCTCGACGACTCGCTGTTCGACCGCGAGCTCTGGCACCCGTCGTGGGGGCGGACGTCGGCGCGCGCCTACCACGCGCCCGTGAGCGCGCTCAACGCGAACTACGGAACGTTCAGCGCCGTCGTGCGGCCCGGCGCGGCGATCGGCAGCCCGGCGATCGTCTCGCTGGCGCCGGCCGTCGACCACCTCCGCCTCGTGAACCGCGCCGTGACGCTCGACCCGCGTCGCCAGACGCAGCTGCGCGTCGATCGCGAGGAGGCGGCGGGCAACGAGCTCGTGATCGTGAGCGGCCAGGCCGCGGCGGACGAGCACGACGTCACGTTCTACCGCAGCGTCGTCGACCCGACGCGCTATGCGGGCTCGGTGCTGCGCGAGCAGCTCGCGCAGGCGGGCGTGCGCGTCGACGGCGAGCTCCGCGTGGCCCGCGACGGCGCCGAGGCGGCGGGCACCGAGCTGCTCCGGCATCGCGGACGGCCGCTGTCCGAGATCGTCGAGCTGTGCATGAAGTACAGCAACAACCAGATCGCCGAGGCGCTCGTGAAGCAGCTCGCGCTGCGCGAGGGCGCGCCGCGCGGCAGCTGGAGCGAGGGGATCCCGGCGTTGCGCCGCCGGCTCGAGTCGCTCGGCGTCGGCGCCGACGGCTTCGACCTCGTCGACGGCTCGGGCCTGTCGTATCACGACCGCGCGACGCCTCGCGCGCTCGTGCAGGCGATCCGCGCGGGCGAGTCGTCCTTCGCCTTCGGCCCCGAGTGGATGGCCTCGATGCCCATCGCGGACGTCGACGGCACGCTCTCCGACCGCGCGGCCGGCGCTGCGGGCTGGGTGCGCGCGAAGACGGGAACGCTCACGCGCGTGACCGCGCTCTCCGGGCTCGCCCAGCTCGCCTCCGGCGAGCGCGTGCGCTTCTCGATCCTCGTGAACGGCTACCGGTCGGGCGACCGAGACGCGATGCGCGCGGTCGACGGGTTCGTCGAGGCGCTCGTGTCGCCGCCGAGCGTGGCGGCGGGCGGACGCTAG
- a CDS encoding lytic transglycosylase domain-containing protein — protein sequence MRETLFATMALLGLAVLTGAWLDRSDAASAFALGGTRTLPAVGAAPASARGAADAPPLLSARDVAVEIEVAHFLRERHSGLADAEIDAVARTIVVEARRHDLEPLLVLGLIRVESAGYAFAVSHVGAYGLMQIMPATGAELAARMDVAWHGPDTLFDPIVNVRLGTAYLRELVDRYAGDVATALAAYNWGPGRIDHRLRTGADVPQLYITQVRAAHEQLLTRGS from the coding sequence ATGCGCGAGACCCTCTTCGCGACGATGGCCCTGCTCGGGCTCGCGGTGCTCACCGGCGCCTGGCTCGACCGCAGCGACGCGGCCTCCGCCTTCGCACTCGGCGGAACGCGCACGCTGCCCGCGGTCGGCGCGGCGCCCGCGAGCGCGCGCGGCGCGGCCGACGCGCCGCCGCTCCTCTCGGCGCGCGACGTCGCCGTGGAGATCGAGGTCGCGCACTTCCTTCGCGAGCGACACAGCGGCCTCGCCGACGCCGAGATCGACGCGGTCGCGCGGACGATCGTGGTCGAGGCGCGGCGACACGACCTCGAGCCGCTGCTCGTGCTCGGACTGATCCGCGTCGAGAGCGCGGGCTACGCCTTCGCCGTCTCGCACGTCGGCGCCTACGGGCTCATGCAGATCATGCCGGCGACGGGCGCCGAGCTCGCCGCGCGCATGGACGTCGCGTGGCACGGGCCCGACACCCTCTTCGACCCGATCGTCAACGTGCGCCTCGGCACCGCCTACCTGCGCGAGCTCGTGGATCGCTATGCGGGCGACGTCGCGACGGCGCTCGCGGCCTACAACTGGGGGCCGGGGCGGATCGACCACCGCCTGCGCACGGGCGCCGACGTGCCGCAGCTCTACATCACGCAGGTCCGCGCCGCGCACGAGCAGCTGCTGACGCGCGGATCGTGA
- a CDS encoding DUF5658 family protein: MAAARTLLVAAIALLTAADHVTTWLCLREPVQGWVVAEANPFAAWLFAQTGLVPGLLIDSLVTLAALVYLATTTRFAPALRTAMLGVVAVTTAYAVVNNAFAIAELGIGPFGA; this comes from the coding sequence ATGGCCGCTGCCCGCACGCTCCTCGTCGCCGCCATCGCGCTGCTGACCGCGGCGGACCACGTCACGACGTGGCTCTGTCTGCGCGAGCCCGTGCAGGGGTGGGTCGTCGCGGAGGCGAACCCGTTTGCCGCATGGCTCTTCGCACAGACGGGGCTCGTACCCGGGCTGCTGATCGACTCGCTCGTCACGCTCGCGGCGCTCGTCTATCTCGCGACGACCACGCGCTTCGCGCCCGCACTGCGCACCGCGATGCTCGGCGTGGTCGCGGTCACGACGGCCTACGCCGTCGTCAACAACGCGTTCGCCATCGCCGAGCTCGGCATCGGGCCGTTCGGGGCCTGA
- a CDS encoding helix-turn-helix domain-containing protein — protein sequence MSADGFDRWKKGLASRIAEVRGARSQRQFARDLGVFQQNVNRYESGTTPHADFLVRIALEEGVSLDWLLLGKGRMKRPR from the coding sequence ATGAGCGCAGACGGTTTCGATCGCTGGAAGAAGGGGCTCGCTTCTCGCATCGCGGAGGTGCGCGGTGCGCGATCGCAGCGCCAGTTCGCGCGGGACCTCGGCGTCTTCCAGCAGAACGTGAACCGCTACGAGAGCGGCACCACGCCCCACGCCGACTTCCTCGTCAGGATCGCGCTCGAGGAGGGCGTCTCTCTCGACTGGCTCCTGCTCGGCAAGGGGCGCATGAAGCGCCCGCGTTGA
- the rsmD gene encoding 16S rRNA (guanine(966)-N(2))-methyltransferase RsmD, translating into MAVRVIGGSLRSRRLRPPPHGVRPTTDRVRESIFAALGDVGGARVLDLFAGSGALGIEALSRGAEHATFVDVARASIACVRRNLDDLGLVGLARVEPGDALRALRTFARRGERFDLVFLDPPYDAGLYEPALAALAAEAILAPGGLAVVERARRSPLEASSLVGYIVERERAYGDTAVDLLRTHDGDGSPDASEKGA; encoded by the coding sequence GTGGCGGTGCGCGTGATCGGCGGATCGTTGCGGAGCCGGCGGCTGCGTCCGCCGCCGCACGGCGTGCGGCCGACGACCGACCGCGTGCGCGAGTCCATCTTCGCGGCGCTCGGCGACGTCGGCGGCGCACGCGTGCTCGATCTCTTCGCCGGCAGCGGCGCGCTCGGCATCGAAGCGCTTTCCCGTGGGGCCGAGCACGCGACGTTCGTCGACGTCGCCCGCGCGAGCATCGCCTGCGTGCGGCGCAACCTCGACGATCTCGGGCTCGTCGGCCTCGCGCGCGTCGAGCCCGGCGACGCGCTGCGCGCGCTCCGGACGTTCGCGCGCCGCGGCGAGCGCTTCGACCTCGTCTTCCTCGACCCGCCCTACGACGCTGGCTTGTACGAGCCCGCGCTCGCCGCGCTCGCCGCCGAAGCGATCCTCGCGCCCGGCGGGCTCGCGGTGGTCGAGCGCGCGCGCCGCAGCCCCCTCGAAGCCAGCTCGCTCGTTGGCTACATCGTCGAGCGCGAGCGAGCCTACGGCGACACCGCGGTCGACCTGCTGCGCACCCACGACGGCGACGGCTCGCCCGACGCGAGCGAAAAGGGGGCCTGA
- the coaD gene encoding pantetheine-phosphate adenylyltransferase: MAKATPRLALFPASFDPITNGHLDLIKRSLEVFDEVIVAVAENIGKNATFTLDERMAMLREVLAEHPGARAESFDGLMVDYAKRIGATAVIRGLRAIADFEYEFEMALMNKHLYPSIEILFMMSSQEYLYVSSSRLKELVRFGVSIDEFVPGVVAKALREKLGRPR; the protein is encoded by the coding sequence ATGGCGAAGGCCACGCCTCGGCTCGCGCTCTTTCCCGCGAGCTTCGACCCCATCACGAACGGTCACCTCGACCTCATCAAGCGGAGTCTCGAGGTCTTCGACGAGGTGATCGTCGCGGTCGCCGAGAACATCGGGAAGAACGCGACGTTCACGCTCGACGAGAGGATGGCGATGCTGCGCGAGGTGCTCGCCGAGCACCCGGGCGCGCGCGCCGAGAGCTTCGACGGGCTGATGGTCGACTACGCCAAGCGCATCGGCGCGACGGCGGTGATCCGAGGCCTGCGCGCCATCGCCGACTTCGAGTACGAGTTCGAGATGGCGCTCATGAACAAGCACCTCTACCCGAGCATCGAGATCCTGTTCATGATGTCGAGCCAGGAGTACCTGTACGTGAGCTCGTCGCGGCTCAAGGAGCTGGTGCGCTTCGGCGTGTCGATCGACGAGTTCGTGCCGGGCGTGGTCGCGAAGGCCCTGCGCGAGAAGCTCGGCCGGCCGCGCTAG
- the coaBC gene encoding bifunctional phosphopantothenoylcysteine decarboxylase/phosphopantothenate--cysteine ligase CoaBC translates to MQPRRILVAATGGIAAYKVPELVRALRRAGHEVRCVATRGAASFVSPLVLQTLTGHPVRSELLDPSEEGEIDHIALADWAELVVVAPATAHTLARMAQGLADDLVCAVLLATRAPVLVAPAMNVNMWSHPATRSNVAVLRERGVRFVGPASGELACGWQGEGRMAEPAEIAAHAEWALGARSLAGRRVVVTAGGTREPIDTVRSLSNSSSGKMGFEVAAEAARRGADVVLVAAPCALATPAGVRRVDVVTALDMRDAVHAELADADVVVKAAAVADFRPAARAERKLKKEVLGDAAGLTLELVPNPDILAEVSAPGPGRERRVVVGFAAESEDVLPAAKRKLARKGCDLLVANDVSRADAGFDVDTNAVAFVWPSGDVEELPLLPKRDVAAQLFDRIEKLLRSRA, encoded by the coding sequence ATGCAGCCGCGCCGCATCCTTGTGGCCGCGACCGGCGGGATCGCCGCCTACAAGGTTCCCGAGCTCGTGCGCGCGCTGCGGCGCGCCGGCCACGAAGTGCGCTGCGTCGCGACGCGCGGCGCCGCGTCCTTCGTCTCCCCCCTCGTCCTCCAGACGCTGACGGGACACCCCGTTCGCAGCGAGCTCCTCGACCCGTCCGAAGAAGGCGAGATCGACCACATCGCGCTCGCGGACTGGGCCGAGCTGGTCGTCGTCGCGCCGGCCACGGCGCACACGCTCGCGCGCATGGCCCAGGGGCTCGCGGACGACCTCGTGTGCGCCGTCCTGCTCGCGACCCGCGCCCCCGTGCTCGTCGCGCCTGCGATGAACGTGAACATGTGGAGCCATCCGGCCACGCGGAGCAACGTCGCGGTGCTGCGCGAGCGCGGCGTGCGCTTCGTCGGCCCCGCCTCGGGCGAGCTCGCGTGCGGCTGGCAGGGCGAGGGCCGCATGGCCGAGCCCGCGGAGATCGCCGCGCACGCGGAATGGGCGCTCGGCGCGCGTTCGCTCGCGGGGCGTCGCGTCGTCGTGACGGCGGGCGGCACGCGCGAGCCGATCGATACGGTGCGTTCCCTCTCGAACAGCTCGTCGGGAAAGATGGGCTTCGAGGTCGCGGCCGAGGCGGCGCGGCGCGGGGCGGACGTCGTGCTCGTCGCGGCGCCGTGCGCGCTCGCGACGCCGGCGGGCGTGCGGCGCGTCGACGTCGTCACGGCGCTCGACATGCGCGACGCCGTTCACGCCGAGCTCGCCGACGCCGACGTGGTCGTGAAGGCCGCGGCGGTGGCCGACTTCCGGCCGGCCGCGCGCGCGGAGCGCAAGCTCAAGAAGGAGGTGCTCGGCGATGCCGCCGGGCTCACGCTCGAGCTGGTTCCCAATCCCGACATCCTGGCCGAGGTGAGTGCGCCGGGGCCGGGGCGCGAGCGCCGCGTCGTCGTGGGCTTCGCCGCCGAGAGCGAGGACGTCCTGCCCGCTGCGAAGCGCAAGCTCGCGCGCAAGGGCTGCGACCTGCTCGTCGCGAACGACGTGTCGCGCGCCGACGCGGGCTTCGACGTCGACACCAACGCGGTCGCGTTCGTGTGGCCGTCGGGCGACGTCGAGGAGCTGCCGCTGCTGCCGAAGCGCGACGTGGCCGCGCAGCTCTTCGATCGCATCGAGAAGCTCCTGCGGAGCCGCGCGTGA